From the Prunus dulcis chromosome 4, ALMONDv2, whole genome shotgun sequence genome, one window contains:
- the LOC117625980 gene encoding golgin candidate 5-like isoform X1, with translation MEMKMMEAALQGAARQAQAKADEIAKFMNENEQLKSAIEDLKRKSNDAEVESLREEYHQRVATLERKVYALTKEKDTLRREQNKKSDAAALLKEKDEIINQVMAEGEELSKKQAAQEGQIRKLRAQIREFEEEKKGLITKLQVIHLC, from the exons atggagatgaagatgatggaAGCTGCATTGCAAGGTGCTGCAAGACAGGCCCAG GCAAAAGCTGATGAGATTGCAAAGTTTATGAATGAAAATGAACAATTAAAATCTGCGATCGAGGATTTGAAG AGAAAATCCAATGATGCAGAAGTCGAGTCACTGCGAGAGGAATACCATCAAAGGGTTGCAACACTTGAAAGGAAG GTGTATGCTCTTACAAAGGAAAAGGACACGCTTCGGCGGGAGCAGAATAAGAAAAGTGATGCAGCTGCTCTTCTGAAGGAAAAGGatgaaataattaatcaagttATGGCTGAAG GTGAAGAGCTTTCAAAAAAGCAGGCTGCTCAAGAAGGACAGATTAGGAAATTAAGGGCTCAG ATCAGAGAgtttgaagaagagaagaaagggtTGATTACTAAACTTCAGGTAATTCATTTATGTTAG
- the LOC117625980 gene encoding golgin candidate 5-like isoform X2 translates to MEMKMMEAALQGAARQAQAKADEIAKFMNENEQLKSAIEDLKRKSNDAEVESLREEYHQRVATLERKVYALTKEKDTLRREQNKKSDAAALLKEKDEIINQVMAEGEELSKKQAAQEGQIRKLRAQRV, encoded by the exons atggagatgaagatgatggaAGCTGCATTGCAAGGTGCTGCAAGACAGGCCCAG GCAAAAGCTGATGAGATTGCAAAGTTTATGAATGAAAATGAACAATTAAAATCTGCGATCGAGGATTTGAAG AGAAAATCCAATGATGCAGAAGTCGAGTCACTGCGAGAGGAATACCATCAAAGGGTTGCAACACTTGAAAGGAAG GTGTATGCTCTTACAAAGGAAAAGGACACGCTTCGGCGGGAGCAGAATAAGAAAAGTGATGCAGCTGCTCTTCTGAAGGAAAAGGatgaaataattaatcaagttATGGCTGAAG GTGAAGAGCTTTCAAAAAAGCAGGCTGCTCAAGAAGGACAGATTAGGAAATTAAGGGCTCAG AGAgtttga